The sequence below is a genomic window from Cucumis melo cultivar AY chromosome 5, USDA_Cmelo_AY_1.0, whole genome shotgun sequence.
TTGTCATTCAAGCCACAGTTCAAAGAATCATCTTCAATGGTTAGTGGCTAACAAGCGAAATTtggttaaattttattttttggttaattaatgatttttttgaaaatggtttctaactttaaaaaaaagatgggtttttttttaatattgatattggagaaaagaaatgatattttggTCCATTTTAGTATGAGTAGGAaggtaaaatataatttttttcaaaaattaatcttttagtactcaaatataattttgaagAATAACATGTATTCGATTCTTGTCAAACCTTTGTCATGTTATTatataaaactaaaactaaaaaatagtTTCATGTACTTTAGAAAATTTTGAGACTaaaaccatatatttttaagaactaaaagtAGACTGGTTTTAAAAAActcaaaaaactaaaataatattttttaaagaacttAAAGATCAAAACTCACTGGTCCATAAACTAATAAAGTAGTTTGCAGAGAATAAAAAGTATATAGTTTTTAGGAAAATGGTGATGATCCAGTCTACGTGTCtccaaaactaaaataataagcAGAAATTTCACACAAGTTTTcgatccttttttttttcctaaggTTTCTCTACTTTCAACATACAGGTTTATCAGCGGTAGGAGTTTTATATTCAGATTCAAAAGGAAAGTTACACACGGCATTAATTCATAAAAAAGGAGAAATACTTTTAAGTGCAGGAGCTATTGGAAGTCCTCAACTTCTCCTTTTAAGTGGGATTGGCCCAAAATCTTATCTTTCATCTTTAAAACTACATGTCGTTCACCACCAACCCCATGTCGGCCAATTCATGACCGACAATCCCCGTTTTAGTCGCTCCATTGTTTTTCCATTCCAGTTACTTGCTTCATCAGCGCAAGTGGTTGGAACATTAGAAAAAAACATCCATTTACAATCATTGGCCAGCCCTTTACCATTTTACCCTTTACCATCTTATGGTCTTCTTCCTCCTCAGTCCACTTCCATCACTCCAAGCTTAGTTGTTTTTGTTGGCAAATTCTCTAATGTTAGTTCTAAAGGGTGGCTTCATTTGAATAATTCTTCCACTGATTCGAAGGAGAGTCCTATTGTTAGATTCAATTATTATTCACAGCATGATGATCTTAGTCGATGTGTTAGAGGAGTGAGGAAAGTGGAGGATTTGCTTAAGACACAAACGATGGAAAGGTTTAAGACACAAGATTTGGAGGGTAATAAAGGATTTCAATTTATGGGACTTCCAATGCCTGAAAATTTGTGGAATGATAGCTCTGTTGAAGAGTATTGCAAAAATACGGTGGCTACTTATTGGCATTATCATGGAGGATGTTTGGTTGGAAAagttgtggatgataattataAAGTTATTGGAATTAAAAATTTGCGTGTTGTTGATGGCTCCACTTTCTCAGACTCGCCGGGAACTAATCCTATGGCCACCCTTATGATGTTAGGCCGGtgagtttatttatttattcagtTTTTTACTAGAAATGATATATGGGGTTTGATtcggtttggtttggtttttggttttatatataatataaactgTTTGCATTTTGAATCTTGATACCTGTTTATTAGAAGCATTTATCCAGTAAACACAATTTATGCTTTATAGTTGAActtagttctttttttcttttgcattaTCTTTTATTTCCATGAACTTACCACAAGTTCTAACTTGTTTTGCAGATATGTTGGCCTTAAAGTACTGCAACAAAGATCAAGTTAAGAGCGTAGATGAAGAAAGAccacaaaatatatataataaaggaTGAGAGATTTAAACCATAGGCCTTCCCTTACTAACATAATTGTG
It includes:
- the LOC103493064 gene encoding (R)-mandelonitrile lyase 3-like, encoding MEHSLATFLLLLILISIEFISSHAIPNQDISYMKFVHNANDQPIQEKYDYIVIGGGTTGCPLATTLSSKFSVLLLERGSDPNTYPFVLNEETLSYVFILEDDGQNPIQRFVSEDGVENIRGRVLGGGSMVNAGFYSRGHREFFETAGVDWEMELVEKAYEWVEETLVSRPNLSAWQVAFRNTLLEGGVVPDNGFDLRHLMGTKTGGSIFDNKGNRHGAVELLNKANPKNLKVVIQATVQRIIFNGLSAVGVLYSDSKGKLHTALIHKKGEILLSAGAIGSPQLLLLSGIGPKSYLSSLKLHVVHHQPHVGQFMTDNPRFSRSIVFPFQLLASSAQVVGTLEKNIHLQSLASPLPFYPLPSYGLLPPQSTSITPSLVVFVGKFSNVSSKGWLHLNNSSTDSKESPIVRFNYYSQHDDLSRCVRGVRKVEDLLKTQTMERFKTQDLEGNKGFQFMGLPMPENLWNDSSVEEYCKNTVATYWHYHGGCLVGKVVDDNYKVIGIKNLRVVDGSTFSDSPGTNPMATLMMLGRYVGLKVLQQRSS